The Pseudalkalibacillus hwajinpoensis DNA window AGAAGCTGTGTTTGGGAATCATAACGCGCCCACCAGTACATTGAAACAGGAAATCGATCCAGCTCTTCAATTATTGTAAGCGCTTTCTTTTGTGTCAAACCGAGTAGGAAAAGAAGGTTATCATTCATCAATGTAGTTGTTCCCCGTTCAGATGCATAGCGTGCCAATGTCAGGGGATTATATAGTTGAAACGGATGGGCATGCGGCTCTATATAACCTGGTACAAGGCACTGGCCTTTACAGTCAATCCATTCCGTATCTGGATGTTTCTCAGGAAGCTCGTCACCAACATAGACGATTCGATCTTCGTATACCCATATATTCGATGTAACCCATTTTTTCAATCCATTGTTTAAGTAAGTTGCGTTATAGAAAACGATTGATGGAGGCAACTCGAGAGACACAACTTGAACTTGTTTTCGCAATTGTTGCTTGGTCCATAAGTTTTTTCGTTTTGGCATGTCCATCCCTCGATTCAAGAAGTTTTCTCTATTTTAACATAATTTTGAAATATTTATACTTTTGATTTTCAAATGATGAAAGGAGCTTTTTTAAATGAAGCCAAATATTAGTATGATGAACGCTTTTATTCGACTGACTGCTGGATTTACTCTTTTATCCTGGGCAACAGCGAAGCTTTGTAAAGATGACAATACGTCAGCATTATGGCTCGCAACCGCAGGTGCCATGAAGGTTGCTGAAGGGCACACCCGCTATTGTCCGATTGTAGATTTGATGACAAAAGATGGAAACGATGATCCTGATGAAACTGCGCTTGAGAAAGTGATTAATCCTTCATAGAAAATCCTTTCTATCAAAAAAACTTCCCTGGGTTCAGGGAAGTTTGTTCTAGTTTGCCCCACCATAAGGGATAGTAAGTTTGACATCAAAGGGGATGAAGCCATGGAAGTTTCACCTTATAAAAAAGGAGGGTTGGATATGCTTGAATATATATCAGACACATGGCTAATCTATACGCTAATTATTGGAAGTATTGTAGCGATTGCCTTCGCATATATCAGAAAGAAACGCGTGAAATAGCTCTGTGGCCTATATCTGTCCGATAAAAACCATCTTTCACTTTTATGTGCTCAAGTTCTGTATAAACGCTACGACTCGCCTCTTTCAAATCCTGACCAGAAGCTGCGATGAGTAGAACACGTCCTCCATCTGTCACAAACGATTCATCAATTAGTTTCGTTCCCGCATGAAAAACGAGTGCTTCAGGGCTTAC harbors:
- a CDS encoding YgaP family membrane protein, translated to MKPNISMMNAFIRLTAGFTLLSWATAKLCKDDNTSALWLATAGAMKVAEGHTRYCPIVDLMTKDGNDDPDETALEKVINPS
- a CDS encoding EYxxD motif small membrane protein, which gives rise to MLEYISDTWLIYTLIIGSIVAIAFAYIRKKRVK